A region of Rattus rattus isolate New Zealand chromosome 7, Rrattus_CSIRO_v1, whole genome shotgun sequence DNA encodes the following proteins:
- the Asb2 gene encoding ankyrin repeat and SOCS box protein 2 isoform X2: MQKYSSNLFKTSQMAAMDPVLKAIKEGDEEALKAMIQDGKNLAEPNKEGWLPLHEAAYYGKLGCLKVLQRAYPGTIDQRTLQEETALYLATCREHLDCLLSLLQAGAEPDISNKSRETPLYKACERKNAEAVRILVQYNADANHRCNRGWTALHESVSRNDLEVMEILVSGGAKVEAKNVYSITPLFVAAQSGQLEALRFLAKHGADINTQASDSASALYEACKNEHEDVVEFLLSQGADANKANKDGLLPLHVASKKGNYRIVQMLLPVTSRTRVRRSGISPLHLAAERNHDAVLEALLAARFDVNTPLAPERARLYEDRRTSALYFAVVNNNVYATELLLLAGADPNRDVISPLLVAIRHGCLRTMQLLLDHGANIDAYIATHPTAFPATIMFAMKCLSLLKFLMDLGCDGEPCFSCLYGNGPHPPAPRSGRFNDAPVDDKAPSVVQFCEFLSAPEVSRWAGPIIDVLLDYVGNVQLCSRLKEHIDSFEDWAVIKEKAEPPRPLAHLCRLRVRKAIGKYRIKLLDTLPLPGRLIRYLKYENTQ; this comes from the exons ATGCAGAAGTATAGCAGCAACCTGTTCAAGACCTCCCAGATGGC GGCTATGGACCCCGTGCTGAAGGCCATcaaggaaggagatgaagaagccTTGAAGGCCATGATCCAGGATGGGAAAAATCTTGCAGAGCCCAACAAGGAGGGCTGGCTGCCGCTTCACGAGGCTGCCTACTATGGCAAGCTGGGCTGCCTGAAAGTCCTGCAGCGAG CTTACCCAGGGACCATTGACCAGCGCACACTGCAGGAAGAGACAGCACTATACCTGGCTACGTGCAGAGAACACCTGGACTGCCTCCTGTCCCTGCTCCAGGCGGGGGCAGAGCCTGACATCTCTAACAAATCCAGGGAGACCCCACTTTACAAAG CCTGTGAGCGCAAGAACGCGGAGGCCGTGAGGATATTGGTGCAATACAACGCAGACGCCAACCACCGCTGCAACAGGGGCTGGACGGCCCTGCATGAGTCTGTCTCACGCAATGACCTGGAGGTCATGGAGATCCTAGTGAGCGGCGGGGCCAAGGTGGAAGCCAAGAACGTCTACAGCATCACCCCCTTGTTTGTGGCTGCCCAGAGCGGGCAGCTGGAGGCCCTGAGGTTCCTGGCCAAGCATG gcGCAGACATCAACACGCAGGCCAGCGACAGCGCGTCCGCCCTCTACGAGGCCTGCAAGAACGAGCATGAAGACGTGGTGGAGTTTCTTCTCTCGCAGGGCGCCGACGCTAACAAAGCCAACAAGGACGGCTTGCTTCCACTGCACGTTGCCTCCAAGAAGGGCAACTATAG AATAGTGCAGATGCTGTTGCCTGTGACCAGCCGCACGCGCGTGCGCCGTAGCGGCATCAGTCCGCTGCACCTGGCGGCCGAGCGCAACCACGACGCGGTGCTGGAGGCGCTGCTGGCCGCGCGCTTCGACGTGAACACGCCTCTGGCTCCCGAGCGCGCGCGCCTCTACGAAGACCGCCGCACTTCAGCGCTCTACTTCGCCGTGGTCAACAACAATGTGTACGCCACCGAGTTGTTGCTGCTGGCGGGCGCCGACCCCAACCGCGACGTCATCAGCCCCCTGCTCGTGGCCATCCGACACGGCTGCCTGCGCACCATGCAGCTGCTGTTGGACCACGGTGCAAACATCGACGCCTACATCGCCACTCACCCCACCGCCTTCCCGGCCACCATCATGTTTGCCATGAAGTGCCTTTCGTTACTCAAGTTCCTCATGGACCTCGGTTGCGATGGCGAGCCCTGCTTTTCCTGCCTGTATGGCAACGGGCCACACCCACCCGCCCCGCGATCCGGCCGCTTCAACGACGCGCCCGTGGACGACAAGGCACCCAGCGTGGTGCAG TTCTGTGAGTTCCTGTCGGCCCCGGAAGTGAGCCGCTGGGCGGGACCCATCATCGATGTCCTTCTGGACTATGTCGGCAACGTGCAGCTGTGCTCCCGGCTGAAGGAGCACATCGACAGCTTTGAGGACTGGGCTGTCATCAAGGAGAAGGCAG aACCTCCAAGACCTCTGGCTCACCTCTGCCGGCTGCGGGTTCGGAAGGCCATAGGGAAATACCGGATAAAACTCCTGGACACACTGCCCCTCCCGGGCAGGCTAATCAGATACCTGAAATATGAGAATACGCAGTAG
- the Asb2 gene encoding ankyrin repeat and SOCS box protein 2 isoform X3: MDPVLKAIKEGDEEALKAMIQDGKNLAEPNKEGWLPLHEAAYYGKLGCLKVLQRAYPGTIDQRTLQEETALYLATCREHLDCLLSLLQAGAEPDISNKSRETPLYKACERKNAEAVRILVQYNADANHRCNRGWTALHESVSRNDLEVMEILVSGGAKVEAKNVYSITPLFVAAQSGQLEALRFLAKHGADINTQASDSASALYEACKNEHEDVVEFLLSQGADANKANKDGLLPLHVASKKGNYRIVQMLLPVTSRTRVRRSGISPLHLAAERNHDAVLEALLAARFDVNTPLAPERARLYEDRRTSALYFAVVNNNVYATELLLLAGADPNRDVISPLLVAIRHGCLRTMQLLLDHGANIDAYIATHPTAFPATIMFAMKCLSLLKFLMDLGCDGEPCFSCLYGNGPHPPAPRSGRFNDAPVDDKAPSVVQFCEFLSAPEVSRWAGPIIDVLLDYVGNVQLCSRLKEHIDSFEDWAVIKEKAEPPRPLAHLCRLRVRKAIGKYRIKLLDTLPLPGRLIRYLKYENTQ, from the exons ATGGACCCCGTGCTGAAGGCCATcaaggaaggagatgaagaagccTTGAAGGCCATGATCCAGGATGGGAAAAATCTTGCAGAGCCCAACAAGGAGGGCTGGCTGCCGCTTCACGAGGCTGCCTACTATGGCAAGCTGGGCTGCCTGAAAGTCCTGCAGCGAG CTTACCCAGGGACCATTGACCAGCGCACACTGCAGGAAGAGACAGCACTATACCTGGCTACGTGCAGAGAACACCTGGACTGCCTCCTGTCCCTGCTCCAGGCGGGGGCAGAGCCTGACATCTCTAACAAATCCAGGGAGACCCCACTTTACAAAG CCTGTGAGCGCAAGAACGCGGAGGCCGTGAGGATATTGGTGCAATACAACGCAGACGCCAACCACCGCTGCAACAGGGGCTGGACGGCCCTGCATGAGTCTGTCTCACGCAATGACCTGGAGGTCATGGAGATCCTAGTGAGCGGCGGGGCCAAGGTGGAAGCCAAGAACGTCTACAGCATCACCCCCTTGTTTGTGGCTGCCCAGAGCGGGCAGCTGGAGGCCCTGAGGTTCCTGGCCAAGCATG gcGCAGACATCAACACGCAGGCCAGCGACAGCGCGTCCGCCCTCTACGAGGCCTGCAAGAACGAGCATGAAGACGTGGTGGAGTTTCTTCTCTCGCAGGGCGCCGACGCTAACAAAGCCAACAAGGACGGCTTGCTTCCACTGCACGTTGCCTCCAAGAAGGGCAACTATAG AATAGTGCAGATGCTGTTGCCTGTGACCAGCCGCACGCGCGTGCGCCGTAGCGGCATCAGTCCGCTGCACCTGGCGGCCGAGCGCAACCACGACGCGGTGCTGGAGGCGCTGCTGGCCGCGCGCTTCGACGTGAACACGCCTCTGGCTCCCGAGCGCGCGCGCCTCTACGAAGACCGCCGCACTTCAGCGCTCTACTTCGCCGTGGTCAACAACAATGTGTACGCCACCGAGTTGTTGCTGCTGGCGGGCGCCGACCCCAACCGCGACGTCATCAGCCCCCTGCTCGTGGCCATCCGACACGGCTGCCTGCGCACCATGCAGCTGCTGTTGGACCACGGTGCAAACATCGACGCCTACATCGCCACTCACCCCACCGCCTTCCCGGCCACCATCATGTTTGCCATGAAGTGCCTTTCGTTACTCAAGTTCCTCATGGACCTCGGTTGCGATGGCGAGCCCTGCTTTTCCTGCCTGTATGGCAACGGGCCACACCCACCCGCCCCGCGATCCGGCCGCTTCAACGACGCGCCCGTGGACGACAAGGCACCCAGCGTGGTGCAG TTCTGTGAGTTCCTGTCGGCCCCGGAAGTGAGCCGCTGGGCGGGACCCATCATCGATGTCCTTCTGGACTATGTCGGCAACGTGCAGCTGTGCTCCCGGCTGAAGGAGCACATCGACAGCTTTGAGGACTGGGCTGTCATCAAGGAGAAGGCAG aACCTCCAAGACCTCTGGCTCACCTCTGCCGGCTGCGGGTTCGGAAGGCCATAGGGAAATACCGGATAAAACTCCTGGACACACTGCCCCTCCCGGGCAGGCTAATCAGATACCTGAAATATGAGAATACGCAGTAG